The sequence below is a genomic window from Cicer arietinum cultivar CDC Frontier isolate Library 1 chromosome 6, Cicar.CDCFrontier_v2.0, whole genome shotgun sequence.
TTTAGACAACGTGAGGGCAGTGAAAAAGGAGATGCATATTGTATTCAATTGGACCTGCACAAATAATGCAATCAAGAAGACACGTCACACCAGAGTATTGTAATTAAACGAGCACATGTCGGAAGGCAATCGTGACATATACGCCAAAGCAAATTCTTTAATTTTGGTAGCCTTCAATTTCCACATGAGATTTCAATCTCCGGCACATCTAATATCAAACGTGTCAATTAAATCATTAATGCTCAAATTATAAACACTTTTAACCTAATTAACATCACTTTTATCGTTCATCCAAAATTCGTTTGTCGTTTCGCGCCCAAGAAATCAGAGCAGTGCTAAGTATAAAATCAGCAACGTGCCTTTGAAAAATAGCATGGATGATGAGATAAGTCACCTTCAAATGATCCATATGCTCATGGATATTGGTCGGCTTAGGAATAACCCGACCGTCCCAAGGATGAATCGTCTCCCGTGTACCAATACTCCATTGGGTGCCAATATTTAcaagatattaaaatattaatgcataattaaaagagaaaaatacttttaattctttgttgaaagagaaaaatacaaataaaatttctcATTTATTTTGATTGACTACTACTTGATGCATTTGGTTggaacaaaatattattttgttcagAGGGAAAGTGATTCATTTGATGGAGATAAGTGATTCATTTGATGGAGGTGGTAGACAACATAAAAAAGATGTATTGGTTATGattcattaataaaaaagtaggggtaaaaatttagttttttcaaaTTGGTGAATAGTCTCGTATCTTGTCTTTTAAGTGCATGATTTTAGATGGAATAGATTTTCTCATGTCCAATTTTAGTTATGTTGAATCTCAATCAttcattaaatatattgaattcattaaatatgttgaatgaaaaagaatatatttataaaaaagagataaaatattaaatagtaaaaattaaaaatacgacatttaatgtatttttttaatatgagagAATCCACTCCTATCATTTATAATGAATTTGGggtactatttttattaattaataaacttaacttatatataaaaaataattcaatcttTTAATTAAGAATACCTTCAtagtttttatataaaataattatttattttttaaaaaaaattcatatgtttgttaaagtttttcaaaaatcatataaaaacttcttcaaataataaactatttttagtagtttttataaataaaaaaatctcttttttatatatgaagATTTTGACCCAAAAAAAGTGTGATTGGtacatacaaaaataaaatataattattttgggaAGGGACAAGGGAGTGTATAGAAGAAGAAGTTAGAGGGTGACGCGGAAAGAGAAGGTACCTCATCCATCTGAAACGAGATGTGGGGTCGATGATCAGCGACCTTGAACAACGAAGGTTCAAGCTTCCATGACCTTTGAATTCAAATCGAACCCTATTAACTAAAACTCTATTAGGATATCACCCATCAACCACCAATTATCATTATTGCCttcattagttaattaatttaatcaaaatattactGCAAACTCACCACCATCTTTTCCAATTTCACAACCCATCACTGTTGCGTTAATAGATTTTCAATTTCCCAGCTCAAATTCACTTGTTTCTCTTACTGGGTCATCTCATCACCGAACTATGCGTGGAGCTGAAGTTCAAAGTGGTTATGCCGTCAGAGGCGGTAATATCTACTGGGGAAGAAAACATCTAACTGATTTCAAAGGAATCGTTGTAATCTTTGCTTGGGTTTCCGTTCCACAAACCCTCTTACATGATTTCGTTGACCTTTATTCCTCTTTCGGATGGAATTCCCTTGTTTGTTATGCCCATTATCTATCCGCGTAAGTTTCTCTATCGTTCTCTTCTTTCttcacacacaaaaattataattcccctttttttttttgtgttttcaatGTCTTTATTTCCTTTAATTCTAGCTTCTAGAccactttttttttcattccaTTTGATGAAGTTGCTTGGGAATTTCTTTGATTGGCCACGCGATGGAATTAGTGGATTAATAACTTGATAAATTGGTGAACTTTGTGTTACATGGGGATGCAATATTGTTAGAACAGCAACTTGATCATAAAAGATTAAGGAAAATGAAATCGCAAAACAGGAAGACAACACGTTTGGTGACGAAGTTCGGCCAATGATACTTATGTCTCCCACTACAGAGCAGCTGTAGTTCCTTTGATTAGATTGAATGAAATGAATTAGGGTTCACAAAATACACGTTGTATTTAAATACTAAGTAAGGATCAGATTACAACAATACTCTTGCTAGGTTCATTCGACCCTGCCCACTTACCATTGGCTATGAGCCATACTGAACGGACATTGTAAAAATCAGAGCTTTCTTGAACAGTTTAAACTAAGATAATACTCGTTGCTAGGTATTTTTTAGTCATAGAATGTATAATCATGTAGGGTTTTTGGTTACTGGTACTGTGCTTAGTTATTTGGATTATCAAACAGGATTATTACATTTTGGAGGTAATTTTGATTCTTCTAGTTAAGTATTTTTGGTATGTAATCTTGGCATCTATTTATTCTAGATGATTTTGAGGTTTGTGATTCAAAATGTTGTACTTATGGAGCATAGTCGTCGCCTTCTTCAAGCAGAGAGGCATCGCATACATGTGGGTGTTTTATTGCAGATATACTTGGCCTTGAGTTTGTGAAAGGACAGCTTTTATGAATTGCATGCTATGTTTGCCTAACCATGTGTAATGGTTATATTTATAGCAACAAAAAATTGCCTTGGATGATGCTTTGCATGTGAAAGTAGAATAATTCTATTTAATATCAAATGTTTGATCATTTGTTGACACCTTTTCTTAAAATTAGGTTTCTGTTTCAACCATTAGCTGTCTGGCTCTGAATCATAAAGAAGAGAAGTTAAATTTATGAAGTTATTGTTAATACATAGTAGGTAGAAACTATATGCTGCCTTACTTTGTCAACTTGAATAGGGGACCTTGTTCCGAAAATAGAATATGATAGTTACTTCGAAGATCGGGTGGGCTAGCAAATAGCAATGTATGTATAGCTTGTACAGACTTGTGAAATTAAGAATACGGGTCGGTTGGAGAGGCTTAAATTGTTTCTTTATGTATTTAATTCATACCATAGTATAGCATTGAATCTTGTAAGACAGCCATGGATTTAGCTTGGAACACTTGAGGTTGGTTTGTGATTTCATTTTGATGCAAATGGAAGTATAAGAGACTTGTCTGAATAAATACAGTTCTCTGCATATTACGTTTGTTCGGTTGCTTTTATTTCTGGTTGAGTGCTCTATGACAAAGcttatatattttaacttttagcAAAAAAATAAGTTCTACTTTCTCAGTTAAGTTAATGATATTTAGAATgacaatttttgttgttgtagggtaaaatattactaatatccaGCAACAGTATATTAAGTACACTTGTATGTAGCTTGGCGTTGTATTATTCTAAACTGCAAAAAATATAGGCATGGTCATTTCATAACCAAATAAATTCCTATTGGTCACACATCACTGCCTTATCAAACTTTGTACTCATCTAGACTTATCTGTTGAGTGTATAATACTGATGGAACTTTTATATCACATTTTTCTTATCATCCAGATTCAATGATGAAAGCACTGTGCCATTGGCATTTTatgtttttgatgaacttgtcgaggttagttttaaaaattgcaAAACATGTGAAGATTTATATTAATTCTCTTACATGTCtatttacaattaattattCTGCGACCCCTAATCTCTTGTTACCATTTCTTAGCTGTGAGTCACAGTCATAGGTTTTAAGTGAAAAATTTGCTTTATGTTATGCAGGTGCTGAGGACTAGGCCATGTCCTGTTGTATTTGCTTCTTTTTCTGCTGGGTCAAAAGCCTGTCTCTACAAATTATTTCAGGTAATTTCAGGCATCCAATTTTTATCATTGGTATGAAGAATATTATTTGAAGTTTGTATGTCCTTTTGGAATTGAAATGGCCACTATCATAATAGCTTTTCATACAAATGCAGCTTAGTGAAGGAAGATGTACAGCTCCACTCAACTTGGTAATACACTTTTCagattttagattaaaaaaattatgattttttgctTCTTTCAAACCTCACTTTCTTCTTTTATTGATTATGCTTTCTACTTTGTGGCAATTGTGacatttattaattgatttattatatCCCAGCATGACTGTCAATTGCTTAGGAACTGTGTTTCTGGACATATATATGATTCTGGTCCTCTAGATGTTACAAGTGATTTTGGCTTGCGCTTTTCTCTACACCCTTCGATTGCAAAAGTGCGTGGACCATCAAAGCTTGTATCTTGGGTAGCAAAGTCTGTTGCATCTGGTTTAGATGCTTTGTACTTGACTAGATTTGAATCTCAATCAGCTGAACATTGGCAGGCTTTATATTCTTCTGTTGTAAGTATCTATCATGACCATCTGGAATGCTTAGGGCCCGTTTACTTTATaacaacattttcaatttttactcTGAGTGTATGTGGATGCAATGACATTTGGTtatgaatttttctttttaattgtgataGAGAGAAGATAAAAGCTAACTAGAGAGAATCCATTTCCAGAAACACTAAAGtaaaatgttttgaaatttgtctgaatttttcaaaatattctaTCTACTTTTAATATGCATTACATAATGTCTAttctaatgtttattttatatgacaAAATTGGAATAGGAATGACTAGAAGTAAATGGCTCCTTAGtatgtttctatttttattttttacttatgtaaattaaaactaatttcaTTGTTGTCTTTAGAACTTTGGGGCTCCATTTCTCATTTTATCTTCAGAGAATGATGACCTAGTGAGATATCAAAGTATCCATGATTTTGCCCAACGATTACGCAATCTGAACGGTGATGTCAATCTTGTAAATCTAAGAAGTTCCCCTCATGTTGGTTAGTCCGAGGCCTGTGTTAATTATGTTGCGGCAAGCTTGAATGAGTTTAACAGATTAATCacaatagttattattatttgattcagGTCATTACAGACATCATCCGATCCAATACAGAGCTGCTGTGGCCCATTTATTGGAGAAGGCCATGTCAACATATTCACGAAAAGTGATGCTTGAACGAGAAAGAACTGGTATGGACGGTACACAAGATGAGATATCCGAGTTAATCTGTGATTTGCAGAAAGTTGCAATTAATTCAAATGAGAGTTTTAGAAGAGTTGCAGTGGGGCCAAGTGACCACTTCTTTTTGCCTAGTTCAGCAGGACATAACAACGATAGAGAATCTGGGATTCCGCGCGACGAACAGAGAGAAGAACCTGTTTGTGTTCCCAGCTTCCCAAGCATGAGCGCTCACAGTGTCCTCGGTCAATTCCTTTATGACGTTTGTGTTCCTAAGAACGTAGAAGGTTGGGATGTGAAATTTTGCGGTAATCTAAATGGGAGGCCGCGTGCCTCACCTCCTAGACATTCACCTTTCAGAAGCATTAAACGTGTTGGTCGCTCCAGGTTATGAAGGTTCTCTCTCACATCTAACTTGAGATGATACTTTGTGATAATCTTGTTGAAACATCAAGAATTTTGTGACAAAGGAGAGGATATGATAGATTTTGATGCAACACTGGGCCAGCCAGTGTAATGGTTGCAATGATTCAACTATTAATTTTGCGGCACATGGTTGCATGTAAAGGGTGATGTGAATAAAGATAGCTAGAGTTCGGTCGCATTTGATTGCCTTAGAAATAAACAGGTGATTATAAGTCCGAACTGTTGTGGCTCTGGAAGGACTGATTGGTTACTTATTGTTTGAATCAAACCGGGTGATGCTTGATTTAGGTAACTACTCACTGTGTAATAACTGTTTGAAATGGGAAAAAGCTGCATTGAGGTATTTATGGTTCGATAATCGAAATCTCTGTATATATATTTGAGGGAATAAAGTGCTATGTTTTAGTTTTAGGCTGGAAATTTGTAAATTAGATATGTATANNNNNNNNNNtagggaaaaaaaaaaggagaatatttggatttaatttatatatactctCAGACAATCTTAACGgttgaattgttaaaaatatttaatttttattgtaattatttttaaagttatgtTTATGAATGATTGTGATGTGTTGacgatataaaattttaaatattgatggATCATGACAATTAACCTTTTGTTTGATGTTTAATTTGAGGAATATTATTATTTGGAATAACAATATTAGAATGCAATGGTTGTTCGAACATTTTGTGCTTGTAACTTtcacaaatttgagaagtttcaTGAAATGAGAATAATGTTATTTCTTCTGGATCATTAACAAGGTTAACTAAAATCAATGGCCAATTTACAAATTCACTTTTCTTTTGGGGCACACGGAGGAGTAAATATATGACCAAGTAACTGATATCAAATTCCAATTCTAAATTGAAAATCACGAGAATAAGGAAGGGTTCAAAGTAGAATAAATTGGATTTAACTTTGACTATCAAATTTcaccaaaatcaaataaatattttatatcaaattgaaaataaaaagggTTCAAAGTACCACTATCTCAATGTAAAAGAAAGAGTACAAACAGAGCGATCTAATATAGAAAGAGTTGGGACATGGGTGAGTTGCAATGGGATGTGTATACCATGCTTCAATCATCGTTTGATCTTCTTCTTGCGCTAATCTTTGAAGGGGCAAACGaagagaagaaagagaaaaacaatCGACGTTTTTTTAAGCTTGTTTGCCACGTCATTTGCTTGTTTTTCACGAAATTTGGTTCGCGACATTTAGCATTTTCTTAATTGCTCTTAGGATATTTATTACTGTGAGAAGAGCGATGCTATACCATACGAACATGTTGTGCACGAAGTTAGACTAAGGTTCTTAAAAGTGATCATACATTGGGGTATGGTGGTAATATAAATAGGATTAAGAGGTCAAAAAAGTAGTTACAATTTAAACTTATTCTTGCCTTTGGTCAAACATGGATTTTGTGACAACAATCTTTTATTCTTGCCTTTGATCAAATATGGATTTGTAATAACAATCTTTCCTCCAGTGAGAattgtagaaaataaaaatactcaatTTTCAATATCTCCATTCCTTTTTTAAGGaaaattttattcttattttaccTATGTTTTC
It includes:
- the LOC101496349 gene encoding uncharacterized protein — encoded protein: MRGAEVQSGYAVRGGNIYWGRKHLTDFKGIVVIFAWVSVPQTLLHDFVDLYSSFGWNSLVCYAHYLSAFNDESTVPLAFYVFDELVEVLRTRPCPVVFASFSAGSKACLYKLFQLSEGRCTAPLNLHDCQLLRNCVSGHIYDSGPLDVTSDFGLRFSLHPSIAKVRGPSKLVSWVAKSVASGLDALYLTRFESQSAEHWQALYSSVNFGAPFLILSSENDDLVRYQSIHDFAQRLRNLNGDVNLVNLRSSPHVGHYRHHPIQYRAAVAHLLEKAMSTYSRKVMLERERTGMDGTQDEISELICDLQKVAINSNESFRRVAVGPSDHFFLPSSAGHNNDRESGIPRDEQREEPVCVPSFPSMSAHSVLGQFLYDVCVPKNVEGWDVKFCGNLNGRPRASPPRHSPFRSIKRVGRSRL